The following proteins are encoded in a genomic region of Bacillus sp. Marseille-Q1617:
- the comGC gene encoding competence type IV pilus major pilin ComGC, with amino-acid sequence MLNNEKGFTMIEMMIVLLVISVLLFVTIPNVTSQSNKINSKGCEAFMNMVEGQVEAYKMDGNTEPVSMAELVTKKYLNPEYQKCPDGSSLTIDAGGNVVKVSVGD; translated from the coding sequence ATGCTGAATAATGAAAAAGGATTTACCATGATCGAAATGATGATTGTCCTGCTTGTCATTTCGGTTCTATTATTTGTGACAATCCCAAATGTCACCAGTCAAAGTAACAAGATCAATTCCAAAGGGTGTGAAGCGTTCATGAACATGGTGGAGGGGCAGGTGGAAGCTTATAAAATGGATGGAAACACGGAACCGGTCAGTATGGCTGAATTAGTGACAAAAAAGTATTTGAACCCAGAATATCAAAAATGTCCTGACGGCAGCTCCCTTACAATCGATGCGGGAGGGAACGTGGTAAAAGTAAGTGTGGGAGATTAA
- a CDS encoding YqzE family protein yields the protein MSVNDYVKFITQTFVQHYDKSPHERKSLKHQRKNQRPPFLFRWFGIVPYAFMVLFKKNKK from the coding sequence GTGTCAGTAAATGATTACGTGAAATTCATAACCCAGACATTTGTTCAGCATTATGATAAATCTCCCCATGAACGAAAATCACTCAAACACCAAAGGAAGAATCAGCGGCCCCCATTCTTATTCAGATGGTTTGGGATCGTGCCTTATGCATTTATGGTTTTGTTTAAAAAGAATAAAAAATAG
- a CDS encoding shikimate kinase, whose amino-acid sequence MAIFLVGFMGVGKTTVGKELGKLQQLPVIDMDHFIEEKEDRVIKDIFRVKGEDHFRAIETEALKELMIKEAVVTTGGGIIERKENREMLAAAETVFHLFCSFEVLWERLKEDSERPLVQSNSMDGLLELYNRRLPLYRSVSKAEIDTTYKTIDETINEFRRNLTFD is encoded by the coding sequence ATGGCGATTTTTTTGGTAGGTTTTATGGGAGTCGGAAAGACCACGGTTGGTAAAGAGCTTGGGAAGCTGCAGCAGCTGCCTGTCATCGATATGGACCACTTCATAGAAGAGAAGGAAGACCGGGTCATCAAAGATATCTTCAGGGTGAAAGGGGAAGATCACTTTCGTGCAATTGAAACAGAGGCATTGAAGGAACTGATGATAAAAGAAGCGGTCGTTACCACGGGAGGAGGAATTATTGAAAGAAAAGAGAACAGAGAAATGCTGGCAGCCGCTGAGACCGTGTTCCATTTGTTCTGTTCTTTTGAGGTTTTGTGGGAACGGCTGAAGGAAGACTCCGAGCGTCCGCTGGTACAATCAAATTCCATGGACGGCTTGCTTGAGCTATACAATCGCCGCTTGCCCCTATATAGGAGTGTCAGTAAGGCTGAAATTGATACTACGTACAAAACAATTGATGAAACGATAAATGAATTCAGGCGTAATCTCACTTTTGATTAA
- a CDS encoding YqhG family protein, with the protein MQQHEIHRFLERYFTANGCELVANGDGYMTVQLTIDLDKELMNRPFYWHYLEKTGGTPNPMTLSLVTNGEKAPEDFKGELIHFGSPRLHQIFRSTGNLAGYIRLYEERMNANGQQVPLHPWLGLNIKISHVTNLKKDTIRSIGLNLINGHIQEDFHNFLLSKKLTPKIPDFSFTLTPIIKPKSGINRIQSYLLHGLEKESFKWADEARKRWDEDLELLSHFYGDHEEKPESYHLEKQALKEQYEPKISIDIINGGIFYLQHSH; encoded by the coding sequence ATGCAGCAGCACGAAATTCATCGATTTCTTGAGCGTTATTTTACAGCAAACGGCTGCGAGCTGGTTGCAAACGGGGACGGCTATATGACGGTGCAACTGACAATCGACTTGGATAAAGAGTTGATGAACCGGCCTTTTTATTGGCACTATCTTGAAAAGACAGGCGGCACCCCGAATCCGATGACACTATCTTTAGTGACGAATGGTGAAAAAGCACCTGAAGACTTTAAAGGGGAGCTCATTCACTTCGGCTCTCCGCGATTACACCAGATATTCCGTTCCACGGGAAATCTGGCAGGCTACATCCGGCTTTATGAAGAGCGAATGAATGCCAATGGACAGCAAGTGCCGCTTCATCCATGGCTGGGATTGAATATAAAGATCTCCCATGTGACAAATTTAAAGAAAGACACCATCCGGAGCATCGGGCTTAATTTAATCAATGGTCATATTCAAGAAGACTTTCACAATTTTTTGTTATCGAAAAAGCTGACGCCGAAAATACCCGATTTTTCTTTTACATTGACACCCATTATCAAACCTAAAAGCGGGATAAACCGCATTCAAAGTTACCTTCTGCACGGACTTGAAAAAGAATCATTCAAATGGGCAGATGAGGCACGGAAAAGATGGGATGAGGATTTGGAACTGCTGAGTCATTTCTATGGGGACCACGAGGAAAAACCTGAATCTTATCATCTTGAAAAGCAGGCATTGAAGGAACAATATGAACCAAAAATATCGATTGATATCATCAATGGCGGTATTTTCTACTTACAGCATTCACATTGA
- the gcvT gene encoding glycine cleavage system aminomethyltransferase GcvT, with the protein MADLKQTPLYEVYKEYGGKTIDFGGWALPVQFSSIKEEHEAVRTRAGLFDVSHMGEIEVKGEGALEYLQKMMTNDVSKIKDGGAQYTAMCYDDGGTVDDLLVYKIKDNDYLLVVNAANIDKDYEWLKQHETDGVEINNISEHMAQLALQGPLAESVLQRLTDEHSLRDIGFFKFQTEVNINGRHALVSRTGYTGEDGFEIYCDAKDAVDIWKDILIEGGNDGVLPCGLGARDTLRFEANLALYGQELSKHISPIEAGIGFAVKVNKEIPFIGQEVLKKQKEEGASRKIAGIEMIDRGIPRHGYKVFSGEEEIGEVTTGTQSPTLKKNIGLALLKKEFTSVDTEVQVEIRGKKLNAKVVPTPFYKRTK; encoded by the coding sequence ATGGCAGATTTAAAGCAAACACCTCTATATGAAGTGTATAAAGAGTATGGGGGGAAAACGATCGACTTCGGAGGATGGGCTCTACCGGTTCAATTTTCAAGTATTAAAGAAGAACATGAAGCTGTCAGAACACGGGCAGGGCTTTTTGATGTATCCCATATGGGAGAAATCGAAGTCAAGGGTGAAGGGGCTCTCGAATACTTACAAAAAATGATGACCAATGATGTGTCCAAGATCAAAGACGGCGGTGCTCAATATACTGCAATGTGCTATGACGACGGGGGCACAGTGGACGATCTCCTGGTTTATAAAATAAAAGATAATGACTATTTATTGGTGGTCAATGCAGCGAACATCGATAAAGATTACGAATGGCTGAAACAGCATGAGACGGACGGGGTGGAGATCAATAATATCTCCGAGCATATGGCTCAGCTGGCTTTGCAGGGTCCGCTTGCTGAAAGTGTTTTACAAAGATTGACAGACGAACATTCTTTACGTGACATCGGTTTCTTTAAATTTCAGACCGAGGTGAATATAAACGGCCGTCATGCCCTTGTGTCCCGCACAGGATATACAGGAGAAGACGGGTTTGAAATTTATTGTGATGCAAAGGATGCAGTGGACATATGGAAAGATATCCTTATTGAAGGCGGAAATGACGGGGTGCTTCCATGTGGACTTGGCGCCAGGGATACACTTCGCTTTGAAGCCAACCTTGCTTTATACGGCCAGGAGCTCTCTAAACATATTTCTCCTATCGAGGCCGGAATCGGATTCGCTGTTAAAGTGAATAAGGAAATACCATTTATCGGGCAAGAAGTGCTCAAGAAACAGAAAGAAGAAGGTGCTTCACGAAAGATTGCCGGCATTGAAATGATCGACCGGGGAATCCCTCGCCATGGATATAAAGTATTTTCGGGGGAAGAAGAAATCGGCGAAGTCACCACCGGGACCCAGTCTCCTACTTTGAAGAAGAATATCGGCCTTGCTCTATTAAAAAAAGAATTTACTTCAGTGGATACCGAAGTTCAGGTCGAAATCAGAGGGAAGAAATTAAACGCAAAAGTAGTTCCGACACCATTTTATAAGAGAACAAAATAA
- the comGF gene encoding competence type IV pilus minor pilin ComGF, producing the protein MKSVLQNNKGFTLLDALLSLLVLSIISLSFPLIMKGFQTIKTVSVPPRYYEWNLFSESLRNEMWGSGNIMISPEQLSFDKEGERITYERYQNSIRRKVNERGHEVVLQSIHTLAFSQVPQGVKVEIKFEKGEGMESEFYYFQKNPTSEIPG; encoded by the coding sequence ATGAAGTCTGTGCTGCAGAATAATAAGGGATTCACGCTTTTGGATGCACTCCTGTCCCTATTGGTATTGTCGATTATTTCACTCAGCTTCCCACTGATCATGAAAGGATTCCAAACCATAAAAACAGTGAGCGTCCCGCCCCGTTATTATGAATGGAATTTGTTCAGCGAAAGTCTGAGGAATGAGATGTGGGGAAGCGGGAATATCATGATATCACCTGAGCAGCTCTCATTTGATAAAGAAGGTGAAAGAATTACCTATGAACGATACCAAAACTCCATTCGCAGGAAAGTGAATGAAAGAGGACATGAAGTCGTGCTGCAATCGATTCATACCCTTGCTTTTTCCCAAGTGCCGCAAGGGGTAAAGGTGGAAATCAAATTTGAAAAAGGGGAGGGCATGGAAAGTGAGTTTTATTACTTTCAAAAGAATCCTACTTCGGAAATTCCTGGGTGA
- the comGD gene encoding competence type IV pilus minor pilin ComGD, whose amino-acid sequence MWEIKKRLHTQNGFTFIEMMIVLLVFSILINFAAFSTEPLKKQTVKSLFISQLQSDLYLIQSHSIFSQSSLTLVFYPYANKYIAKDYYGTTLVSRELPAGIELSELNRLNEIVFNSSGNTNRFGPVYFNYESSTIKLSFQIGQGRFYVQEL is encoded by the coding sequence GTGTGGGAGATTAAAAAACGCCTCCACACTCAAAATGGTTTTACTTTCATAGAAATGATGATTGTCTTACTTGTATTCTCCATCCTGATAAACTTCGCTGCTTTTTCAACAGAACCATTAAAAAAGCAGACTGTAAAAAGTCTGTTCATTTCCCAGCTCCAATCAGATCTCTACTTGATACAAAGCCACAGTATTTTCTCGCAATCTTCTCTCACTTTAGTTTTCTATCCCTATGCAAATAAATATATCGCGAAAGATTATTACGGGACCACTCTGGTTTCCAGGGAACTGCCGGCCGGAATTGAGCTTTCTGAACTGAACAGGTTGAATGAAATCGTATTTAACTCCTCTGGAAATACGAATCGGTTCGGTCCAGTGTATTTCAATTATGAAAGCTCCACTATTAAGCTATCATTTCAAATCGGGCAAGGGAGATTTTATGTACAGGAACTCTAA
- the gcvPA gene encoding aminomethyl-transferring glycine dehydrogenase subunit GcvPA, whose product MKHRYLPMTEQDQREMLDSIGVNSIDDLFEDIPEKVRFKGEYNIKPAKSETGLVKELTALAAKNADLKSHTSFLGAGVYDHYAPIIVDHVLSRSEFYTAYTPYQPEISQGELQAIFEFQTMICELTGMDVANSSMYDGGTALAEAAMLSAGQTRRKKVLVSSTVHPESRDVLRTYANGQYIDVVEIPHNNGVTDVEELKKLMSNEIAAVIVQYPNFFGRVEELKAIEEVAHSEKAMFVVSSNPLALGALTPPGKLGADIVVGDAQPFGIPSAFGGPHCGYFAVSKKLMRKVPGRLVGQTVDEEGRRGFVLTLQAREQHIRRDKATSNICSNQALNALAASVAMTALGKQGVKEMALQNIQKAHYAKKALKEKGFEIAFEGPSFNEFIVKVNAPVKEINKKLLGKEIIGGYDLGLVDDSLKNHMLVAVTELRSKEEIDAFAQELGDFHE is encoded by the coding sequence ATGAAGCATCGTTATTTACCGATGACAGAGCAAGATCAACGGGAAATGTTAGACAGCATAGGAGTAAACAGCATCGACGATTTATTTGAAGATATCCCTGAAAAGGTCCGTTTCAAAGGTGAGTACAATATTAAGCCGGCGAAGTCAGAAACCGGCCTTGTAAAAGAGCTGACTGCATTGGCTGCGAAAAATGCAGATTTGAAAAGTCATACATCCTTCCTGGGAGCGGGTGTATACGATCATTATGCCCCGATCATCGTAGATCATGTTTTATCGCGCTCTGAATTTTATACAGCTTATACCCCGTATCAGCCGGAAATATCACAAGGTGAACTGCAAGCGATCTTTGAATTTCAGACGATGATCTGCGAACTGACCGGAATGGACGTAGCGAACTCCTCCATGTACGATGGCGGGACGGCACTAGCTGAAGCGGCCATGTTAAGCGCAGGACAGACGCGCCGCAAGAAAGTCCTGGTTTCAAGTACGGTTCACCCCGAATCGCGTGATGTATTGAGAACATACGCGAATGGGCAATACATCGATGTTGTGGAAATCCCCCATAACAATGGAGTGACAGATGTTGAAGAACTGAAGAAATTAATGAGCAATGAAATTGCAGCTGTCATCGTGCAGTATCCTAATTTCTTTGGCAGAGTGGAAGAGTTGAAAGCGATTGAAGAGGTGGCACACAGTGAGAAAGCCATGTTTGTGGTCTCATCCAACCCTCTTGCGTTAGGTGCCCTGACACCTCCGGGGAAACTTGGAGCTGATATTGTAGTCGGTGATGCACAGCCGTTTGGGATTCCAAGCGCTTTCGGAGGCCCGCACTGCGGTTATTTTGCAGTAAGTAAGAAACTGATGCGTAAAGTACCTGGGCGTCTGGTTGGTCAAACGGTCGATGAAGAAGGGCGGAGAGGATTTGTTTTAACCCTTCAGGCACGTGAACAGCATATCCGCCGTGATAAAGCGACTTCCAATATCTGTTCGAATCAGGCATTGAATGCCCTTGCTGCTTCAGTTGCCATGACTGCCCTCGGTAAGCAAGGCGTGAAAGAGATGGCGCTTCAAAACATCCAAAAAGCTCACTACGCGAAAAAAGCACTCAAGGAAAAAGGATTTGAGATTGCATTTGAGGGTCCTTCTTTTAATGAATTCATCGTGAAAGTGAATGCTCCAGTAAAAGAAATAAACAAAAAGCTGTTAGGGAAAGAAATAATCGGCGGGTATGACCTGGGGCTTGTCGATGATAGTCTGAAAAATCACATGTTGGTTGCCGTTACAGAACTTCGCAGCAAAGAAGAAATAGATGCATTTGCACAAGAATTGGGGGATTTTCATGAATAA
- a CDS encoding DEAD/DEAH box helicase, with protein MNVDVLFNEEWGEGLDTLISNDGPWGNWELYKLAVECEQHLAIPNFEGLQAPKHLANVTPLPHQLEAARQVVETMNGKAILADEVGLGKTIEAGLILKEYMIRGLVKKVLILVPASLVSQWSYELNSKFFIPAVAQRKSYVWDQCDIVVSSMDTAKRSPHREKVYEQDYDLVIIDEAHKLKNHKTKNYEFVQNLKKKFCLLLTATPIQNKVEEIFHLVSLLKPGHLGNESGFTDRYKKGDRTVHDDESLNHLINKVMIRNRRSDTGIEWTKRHVKTILIDFNEQERDLYNSINMLKGSYDEWVTSSSFSLLTLQREACSSRESVFYTLKNMLEKKENPSAAFENTIGTLMKKVENVTTNSKAQKALELIQKINNKVIIFTEYRATQLYLQWFLKQHGISSVPFRGGFKRGKKDWMRQLFQNHAQVLIATEAGGEGINLQFCHHVINFDLPWNPMRLEQRIGRVHRLGQTEDVHIYNFATRDTVEEHILKLLYEKINLFERVIGQLDEILTRLDFADFEEHVADILSSSKTEGELKIKMENLTSMIQFAEELKEEQANAAARNSSIS; from the coding sequence ATGAATGTTGATGTTCTATTTAATGAGGAGTGGGGCGAAGGTCTGGACACTTTAATAAGTAATGATGGTCCTTGGGGGAATTGGGAGCTGTACAAGCTCGCAGTGGAATGCGAGCAGCATCTCGCAATCCCGAACTTTGAAGGGCTTCAGGCACCAAAACATTTGGCAAATGTGACTCCTCTCCCCCATCAGCTAGAAGCTGCACGGCAGGTAGTGGAAACAATGAATGGAAAAGCCATCCTTGCTGATGAGGTGGGCCTCGGGAAGACCATAGAAGCCGGTTTGATATTGAAAGAATATATGATACGCGGGCTTGTGAAAAAAGTGTTGATACTGGTACCCGCTTCACTCGTCTCACAGTGGTCTTATGAACTGAACAGCAAATTCTTCATCCCTGCCGTCGCGCAGCGCAAGAGCTATGTCTGGGATCAATGTGATATCGTCGTTTCTTCCATGGACACTGCCAAGCGGAGCCCTCACCGGGAAAAAGTATATGAACAGGATTATGATCTCGTCATCATTGATGAAGCTCACAAACTAAAAAATCATAAAACCAAAAACTATGAATTTGTCCAAAATCTGAAGAAAAAGTTTTGTTTATTGCTTACAGCCACTCCCATCCAAAATAAGGTCGAAGAAATTTTTCATCTTGTCTCACTTTTAAAGCCAGGTCATCTTGGTAACGAATCCGGTTTTACCGACCGTTATAAAAAAGGTGACCGGACGGTTCATGATGATGAAAGCTTAAACCACCTCATCAATAAAGTCATGATCCGGAACAGAAGGAGCGATACAGGGATAGAGTGGACAAAGCGTCATGTAAAAACGATACTCATTGACTTCAATGAACAGGAACGGGATCTATACAACAGCATCAATATGTTAAAAGGCAGCTACGATGAGTGGGTCACATCCAGTTCATTTTCTCTTCTCACCCTGCAGCGGGAAGCGTGCAGCAGCAGGGAGTCAGTTTTTTATACACTTAAAAACATGCTTGAGAAAAAGGAAAATCCTTCTGCAGCATTTGAGAATACGATTGGGACGCTCATGAAAAAAGTAGAAAATGTGACGACCAACTCCAAGGCGCAGAAAGCTTTGGAACTGATCCAGAAAATAAATAACAAAGTCATCATTTTCACCGAGTACCGGGCGACCCAGTTGTACTTGCAATGGTTTTTAAAGCAGCATGGCATTTCTTCCGTACCGTTCAGGGGCGGGTTCAAACGGGGTAAAAAAGATTGGATGCGTCAGCTATTTCAAAACCATGCCCAGGTATTGATCGCAACAGAAGCCGGCGGAGAAGGCATCAACCTGCAGTTCTGCCACCATGTCATCAACTTCGATCTCCCATGGAATCCTATGCGCTTGGAGCAGCGGATCGGACGTGTACATCGTCTGGGACAGACCGAGGATGTGCATATCTATAATTTCGCCACGAGAGATACTGTAGAGGAACATATTTTGAAACTGTTATATGAAAAAATCAACCTATTCGAGCGGGTGATCGGGCAGCTGGATGAGATTTTGACACGGCTTGATTTTGCAGATTTTGAAGAGCATGTGGCAGATATCCTTTCCTCATCCAAGACAGAGGGTGAACTCAAAATCAAAATGGAGAACCTCACCAGCATGATTCAATTTGCAGAAGAACTAAAGGAGGAACAAGCTAATGCAGCAGCACGAAATTCATCGATTTCTTGA